The Plasmodium vinckei vinckei genome assembly, chromosome: PVVCY_09 genome includes the window caaaatcgaaaaatattaatttatcgctgtttctttttttttttttatgcaaCATTTTGGtgatcatcattttttcattccATATCTGGGAATACAATTTatgctatatataataaaaatataaccatattttttttattaatttttcctatcttttcgtttttttttaattctattTTTCGTTAAATGGGAAATAAATCATTCTTACCCTTAAACTTATATATGACAGATTATAAAGTACCTGACTagtcatatatttttaatatattatgatagcattttttttaagtgcAAAATGGGGGAATGCTACCATACCCCTTGCACAAATAACtttcgaaaaaaaagtagGATCAAAGTAACATTTTCAAAACATACTTTTGGaatttttgtttcttttaaattcaaaataaataattctcagaatttaaaaaaatatatataaataatagtaataaaataatttgtgaAAATAGGTGCAgctaattttgttttacgtgtctatatacacatatttttatttcctattTTTTAGTACCACCACATAATTTAGTCACGTCTACAGAATAGATgccaattaaaaaaatataacttatgcatcaaaaattaatacaaaacaatatgttcatttgttttttttttctaattataagtattttatatgtacatgGTATTAACCcaattatatgcatatgacTCTTTAGCacataatatacataattctTCCATGTGTGCAGTGATAAATATTCTATTTATAGTTtgctttatatatttttaaatttatatttcccattttaatctttaatttttttataattcataaatatCTCCCCCTCCAAACACTTTCATACGACTATTTCAAAACCATGCATATTTACAATATCATTGCCACATTTATCAtactatatttatgaatactgataatatatgtaacatgcacataaagatatatcatttatattaattttattactattatttatatcatatattaatgtctattttttttctaaacaccttatatatttgtttgaaaatatttatttgttccATACTATTTGAgctttattttatacatttttatctacCATtcatttctatattttatattatttatatagtatactcattattgtataaaaaatttataaataaatatgcagACTTAAAATATAGTTATGCAGGCTGAAAATGTAGTTATGCAGGCTGAAAGTATAGTTATGCATACTTGTAACAACCTTGCATAAACCTTTTGTTGTTTCCTCCCCATTTTGATCTCTCATGcaaatatacaatatttaaaagcatttttcattatttcatttattttgttagcAAAACATGATTTGTCAACTAAAAATTGCATATCCTTGTATTGCCACGATATATGCATGCCATTCTATTCCTAAATCATTCGATTTTTTGCATAGCtatgttttattacatatttcatcattttttgattCTTAAGACAGTTCATAAATacatacatttatttttataaattttttaatcaacaaaattatactCTTTAAGTGCTACCATGCTATGTCTATCCTTTCTAAAGTTTATTCACCCCCTTTGtctatatttcatttttttatattgtaataatataaccTATAcataacattatttttttcatttttttcataaatacatatgcatattcataacattatttaattatatacttGGGTAAAGCATAAAATATAGGGTTCGTtagaataattttttttttttaatatataataaacttaaatatattttgatagtccttttttttaaaatattgttttaataatttatatatcatattttaagatattcataaataattaatttttaaattttattacattcTTTGAcgaatacatatttttttatacccCAAGTATATTCATGAGCACCTCCATTGTTATGCttcttctttttatattttaatatttatccatgatttttaaatatgtttgtAAAAGTTTTACCCAAAAATGtagacatatatatatatgcgtGTAAAAATTAGACAGGCTTTAAATCATACTTGCTAACtataatatcattttcatattattcgTTTGAACAATTTACCTTTCCCTTTTAAATAACTTtcctttaatttttgtgcatatatatatatagtcttaattcttatttttttaactgaATATTTTGTCacttgttttattattattcatgCATAGGCTTTCAACTTATATCCTATACAAAAGACaagtagaaaaaaaatagatccACAAAAAGAAGcttatcaaaaaaagactacattaatatatacacgCATATCTGTTTTGTTAATTCTATAcatctttaattttttagtaaagtaaataattataagctaatttataatgccattatcaaatatatcaaGACAAAACTTCTCAATGTTTGAAAATTTGACATATATACTTATCCATTCAAGATAGTATGATCACGTAATTGGCACAATCGTCTAACAGTTTGTTTTTCTATTATCCTTCCCTAAACTAATAACAAACTACTGCAATAATTTTGTAGTAACCAAATagagaaaaagaaaaatatatatttgtaaaaattgttttgtAACATACACTATATTAGTGTATGGCATATAAATTTGGATATACAAAATGCTGAACAATATTGatacaaatgaaaatataaataaaaaaattaaaaaattagataacgaaaaaatagaagactattttgttattaaaaatttcttACCAATATGTGAAGAATTCTTATTAAAACATTACAAGCACTTGTTTGAagattttataaacaaacaAGATGAAAACAAatgcaataataatatcacAACCCAAGTAAAGAAAGAGAATACACATCAACGTTTTAGacaaaatgatgaaaattttcaacccaaacaatttgaaaatataaacattgCTACACCAtcaaagaaaagaaaaaagtcTTACGAAACAGACACACAAGATGATACtacaaataatacaaaaaaaaataaatataaaaaaaaaagacagaAATTTCAttcaaacaaatttaatctatatcaatattatgcacaaataaataaaaaaagtttaaaaGAAATCGAATTACCATTTGATCGAGCTGTTTTACTAAATGCTATcgataaacaaaataatactaaaaaaattataaaaattataaataaaaaaaaagcattAAGTGCTTTTGGTGAAACATGGGGACATATGATAGAGTATATTCTATCAATAAACcaacataaaaatttaatgaaaatatatgatatatatgatgATGGTAAAAATTTCTATTTAATTATGGAAAAGTTAAGAGGCAAAGAATTGTTTACATTCttagtatataaaaaacaaattaaagaaaatgtatgtaaatatataatgttacaaatattagaagctgttaattatttacactatcataatattatacatcGAGATATTAAACCAGAAAATCTTATGTTtcgaaataaaaaaagaaaagataaaaattatgaatataattatgagCTAGTACTAATAGATTATGACACTTGCCAGTTCATCAAACCGCAAACCTATTTCACTCTCCTCCCAAGTAATAATCagcattataaaaatggtacTCCCAAAAATGGGCATGCAAAAATTGAGCAAAAGACAAGCTCCATCAATCAAATTACCTACTTCTCCGAAACCAAAGGTACCACTCTTAAATCAGCTAAAATTgttagaaataaaaatgagatTGAACAGATTGACAAACATAATGAAACATCTTTCAAGTGGGGAATGTATAGAAAACGAAATCTAGAAATTagtgagaaaaaaaaagaaactgAAATAAAGACAGTACAACATAATGATAGTACAAATTGTATATCACCAAAAAAATCAAAGCATGTAAAACTGGTTGGAACATATGGATATATAGCTCctgaaattataaaaggATTAAATTATTCTATATCTTCAGATATATGGTCAATAGGaattatattgtatatactAATCACAGGAGTTACACCCCTTCCTATGTGTCTTATGATTAATTATAGAAAtacaaaagaaatattaatgaaaaaagaaaaaaaaggaataaacTTTAATCtattatcttttaataattatccATTAGCTAAAGATTTATGTCaacaatttttacaattcGATCCaacaaaaagaattaaaaatacaatcaCTGCTTCCTACCATCCATGGCTaagattttttaatttttcaaaaaaaaattatataactaACACATATAgacataataatttatataatgcattatcattttattcaaacaaaatttataaaccTAATAAATCCCCAATAAGTCAtcatcaaaataattatcataCTATTTTAAAACCTTCTTTTTCCTCtaataaaattacataCTCTATATCTGAAATTATTCCTGAATCGATATTtacaaaagaaaataaaaataatatccaacttaaatatacaatacCAATTCAGTACGAAGCAAATAATACTATATATCCAATTGTTTTTCacaacaattttaatttatatcctCAAAGTCAGTTTGAAGAATCAAATCATCTTATCATTCAACATAATTTAGATATCCTCAagtctttaaaaaatacaaaagaaATCACAGACCAATCTGCAAaccaaatattatataacaaCAACAACAACAACGATGAAAATGCTTTTCAAAATTGCTACCCAAATCATgctaatttattaatatgtaaaaCTGGAATAGTCAAACAAGATACCATTCACTACAACTTAAATAATACTACACATGTTgcaaaaaaagtgaaaaataatcatatacatatggCTTGggaaaatgaacaaaatgtGCCATTACATGATATGCCTCTTAAAATTGAAAAGGACAatacttatataaataaatccaatttaaaacataatacAAATGGATATAAACATGTTAtgcatttatttgaaaatataatagaaaataaaaaaacaaatttatataagttTCCTTCCATAAACAATAGTACAATACCGTTTACATACACAGATTACCCAAACAATATATCCATACACCCACTTACAAACTCccatgtaaataataatgaaataaaatgtgaATGTCAACCATCtaacaataattataataaaaatatgaatgagtgtaatataaaaatatgtcaaGCTCAAAATGGAGCATCAAATTTTAAAGTCTCAAACCTAACAACTTCTCTACCATccattgaaaataaaaatgatataaaacaaaaaacaaacaaactAAATATATCTGATCATACTGTCAATACATTGACCGACTGTCAAGTaattaacaaatataatgatataattaaaaattccCAAAATCAATCTaacattttgtatatacatgaaaatgtacaaaaaaataaaccaaACCAAcaatatatgcaaaatgGATGTacaaacataaatattcaaaacTACAATGACACACTTCCTACTATAGTGCCTTATAAAGTTCcagataataattattgtcatatattttattccgCCATCCctcaaaataatagtaacaTATCTGATACCCCAAATGAAGAAGATCAAAACCAATATTGTCCaatacataattataaaactaATAAATGTTTTCATCTAGACAATACaatcataaataaatttaattattctccggttttttataaccacccatataaatataatataaataatttattatataccaataataaacattttcttatgaataaatttaataatttttacaaaaatgtaataaacCATGAccctatatattttgtaaataatttaaatacatCTAACCAGATAAATACTTATAACAATTCAAtcatgaataaaaataattccatttttaataacttAGCAAACAATAAATCTtatgattattttgttttacataaaaatacaaacatATATCCAGACCAAGactatacaaataataattattcttccatatatacacataagaaattaaaaaaaaacaataatacatatccatcctatattattaacaaacTAAATCCTAACCAACCTCAATCAAAAGAATTCAACTCATTGAATACCTCGAAATATGATACCCCTTAATAATGACAAAATATCAAACGGAAAATACACACATGTATActtataaacattttattattcttttttcttaCAAAGAATGCTAAACCAGtcttataaaatatttttttttcttttctatACTACTGATATATGAAAAGGAACTTATTTTTACACACacattcataaaaaatgagtgtaataatattttccatataatttatgtgcatatatgtTACTCATAAAGTAAGAGTTATGGAATGGCATATCATTTATAcctactatttttattttacattctTTCTTGTttgcattatattttccttttaataatttgttttatcatatttcacaatcttatttttataacatgGAGAAAAAACCCAAAATTTTCtccgttttttttttatttaaaatccTTTATCCATTCATTTTGTGTACATTTTTGtgtacattttttgtaCATCTTGTTTAtcttattatgtatatacacTTCCCTATAATTAGGcatattttgaaaacatcctcatattttttcacttgTTTAAACATTAACTAtgtttcaaataaatatacctTTTTTCACTTCCATATTACTTcctacatttttaaagacCACTAGCATGCATTcaccattttatatatcacCATTTCATAATACACActtaatatgaaaaaaaagaaaaaaatttaatacccatatttttcattaccTCATAAATTACCACATAAATATCggttaaaaaatgatatacctttttaaaaatacataatatattgcaCACACACACACGTAAAGTAATATTTCACCGCCTCAttaaaagtgaaaaaatacACTACTTCACTTTACCCTCcacacatatatgtaaaaattaattccaTTCACTAATGATACAAAAGTACCATTTAACCATTTTATAGTCTTTACCACCCCTCTTTCGAATGGCTATATATGccaaatttaaattacattttcaacgctaaaaaatttattattttaagcCAAAAagtttgtataaaaaaaaatgaatactaacacatataataaaatatagcaCCACATAAAAAGATAATGGCTTCTAGTGAAgcctaaaaaaaaaaattatattatttcataaaaaatgtagaatataactttataatataatgtgaataaaaaactaaaacaaaaaaagaaaaattattttttcccttttttttttgctttttttcttttattccttatcattatattcgctttatttaaatttaagtatttaatgatataatgctgttttattatatcaatTTGTAATACCAATATAACATGTCTTtattcaatattattaggcatatataaacattaaaataatgttatatatacataatatatatatttttttttcaattctTTCAATATGAATGGGATATTggggaaaatattttttattacatttaaCCACCGAAACCATATAAAGTTCTTCCTTGTCTTTTTAAGGAGTAAACAATGTCCATAGCAGTGACagtttttctttttgcGTGTTCGGTATACATGATAGAATCTTTAATGACATTTTCTAAGAAAACTTTCAATACTCCTCTAATTTCTTCATATATTAAACCAGAGATACGTTTAACACCACCTCTTCTTGCTAAACGTCTTATGGCTGGTTTTGTGATACCTTGAATGTTATCTCTTAAGATTTTTCTGTGTCTCTTTGCTCCTCCCTTTCCCAAACCTTTTCCTCCTTTTCCACGTCCTGACATTTTCgcttaatatataatataattaaaagttaaaataaaaggaattttttaatttaaaaaaaatataataatattgaataATAACACGaaaattattgttatattttttattttggtattttattttaattttgtatacatatatatattttttttttcaattttttcgacaaattattttttttggaaaaaataaatttattattttaatttaattttttcttttttatttttattttcatttcattttttttttttttttttttcatcagagtgcaaataaatatttttttagtgggttatccttttttttttttttttgattgaGTTTTGAGtcgattttattttaaatggctttatatatacatgtagcaatttatatttattacgTGTATCTTcgtgtatttatatatgtacgtAATATCGTGAgtctaatatatatattgttgcgtttacatatttttttttaaaggcacggaaaaaaaaatataattttttttcctattTCAAGGAAGCATATCAAATCAAAATGCAATTTacgatttttattataaacattGCAAATCCAAGGACCCCCTAAATGTATATtgccaaaaaaaaaattatttataatacgTACATATATggtgtgtttttttttaacccGTATGCAATTATGCGAATTTATGCATTATCATcacttttttcaaaattccgaaataattaaaaaaaaaataatatcagatatatatatatttaatactattaatatccgtttttttttttttgtaaagtGAGGataaaaactaaaaaaatgatcatAACAACTTACACATTCTTCAaaacatttataaatacatcACCCATTTATTTACTAATCATATAATGCTATGTGCATAAtgcaaatattatttagcTATTCATAGCAATAATTATACTATTCATAATCACAATTAGTGTAATAAATTGCACACTTTACAATcgtaaatatgtataaatatatataccaatttttactttaattatttaataatagcaCTATTTCCTCTTTTTCACTAACTTTTTtcctaaaaaaattattcatcTATATATACCCACATGTCTTTTAACGTAGGTTTtattgcatatttattgtaatattatcaattttatttacccCATTTATTGttcaaacaaaaatatgtaaaggTCATACTCAAAAGaaataacataataaaCAGTTCTCTAAAACATTTACACACACATACACAAAACTTCTAAACTATtcgaaaataaaattacgAAACAATAATCAACCAATTCATTTTCCTATTATAGTAAAATTGTTatcatatatgtatatatacggacattattttatattataagttTTCCATAATATTATGTACAAATTATGGCTAgtcccattttttttattaacattgGCTAgttcttaaaaaaaaacatacaaTATGGCATTATGGCTATATTatatcttatttttttacaaaataaattcattatctatcaaaaaataactaATTAATTTGCACACATACAATGTGGTTCCTTTtcgaaaattataataaccTTTTATAAGTTCTATACCCTTAgacattttcttttttcttaaaaCTACTATTTTGTGCCATTCAAAATAgtgaaacaaataaatggaaaataatcCATATACTTTGAATTCTAATTACTTCGTCTTTTTTAAAGACCATAGGAATAATACATTATATTTGGAACTAAAGCATTTTCATTCAACCttggaatatttaaaacgattttttatataagtaGTTTTTTGACAAAACGAACaagaaaaatttatatcatacTATCTAATTaccattttcattaataaaCCTAAGTCTAATTGTCGAAATTTCAAATGTGTGTGTGTACTTTTTAAGAATACAAAGtgaaatatacatatttaccACTTatccaaaaaataatcataatTGCGGAAATTAATatgtaaacaaaaaaatcgaaCTAATGATAAAGTATAAGTATACACTTTTCACCGTTCTAAAAttcttataattaaatattcacTAAAACattacataataataattccaTAATTGCCAAAGATTTTTaactatatatactaaGGTAATATTGgtatacacatttttttttatcacatATTAATTGTTCACTGTCAAATCAATCCTTTTTAACGATCACACACACATCGTAAAAGTTTAATGCAACCATCttacttatttttaaaaataataaataccGACATTCCCGAAAAATACGTAAAAATGTCaatgatatttttcaatatgCAACAGAAATTATTTATCAATGTGTAAAATGTATATCTGAATTTATTGActcatataaaaacaaaaaaatgatataaaaaataaaataaatacgtATCGAGGTTGAGTTTGAAAGGGTATTTGCAATATATAGtgtgaattttttttgtcacgCTATATTCATTTGAACAAAAAACTCATTgctaaaataaataatgaaaaatataacgcATACGTATATACACGCAATATTATCATTGATATTTTTCTCGTCCATAATAAATTTCACCATATAATTACAtgcacacaaaaaaaatggatattgcataaaataattcagaaatatttatttggcAATATTGCATTCACAGTTTTTAATtgtattatcaaaaaaaaaaaaaatatatatagcgAAAATATGCAGCGaccaatttttttttctgcatgtgcatacaaaaatatcgttaaaaaaaaaaaaaaaaaaaagagcataataatattcacGTATTTTCTATGtgtacataataaaatgaattaaaaatccgtattttttttttttttttttgcaaacATTATgcacataatatataatattaatgcattgcaaaaaaaaaaaaaacaaaaaaaatataaaataaataaaatatatttttaaaataaaatataatattttaaggatttttatattacagaaatatattatatttttttttttaataagtaATTTCTTTAcgtaaaatttttattcactttttttatttctttatcacatatttttcttttttttacaaataacTCTTTATCtcattaaattatatcaaaatGGTATCCAAAAAGCCAgctaaagaaaaaaaagcaacCAATGGTGCTGCTGatggaaagaaaaaaagaaaaaagtcCAGATATGACAGCTATGGActttacatatttaaagTTTTGAAACAAGTCCACCCAGACACTGGTATTTCAAGAAAATCCATGAACATCATGAACTCCTTCCTTGTTGATACCTTCGAAAAAATCGCAACTGAAGCTTCAAGATTATGTAAATACACCAAAAGAGATACCTTATCATCCCGTGAAATCCAAACTGCTATAAGATTAGTATTACCAGGAGAATTAGCAAAACACGCTGTATCTGAAGGAACCAAAGCTGTTACAAAATTTACCTccaaataaattttgtaaaacaGATTTACATAACCATAATATATAGGAAAAAACACACACACATAAAATGACGCGGAAAATACCTGAACGTGTTAATGTTTTACATTAACATGTACATGTATAAcaaaaagaattatattaaaagagaaaaaaaagtgaaattACATTACAAAGAAATGAAAGAttagtaatattttttcacattgaagaaaatgtttaaaaaaataagaaaataataataaatttaaaagaaataacaatattatttatcatatttatatggtgataatatatattttttttatttttataatcttattttctttcatttttttattcatataagGTAAATCACTTTATATATCAGCAtatcaataatatatgtattgcgaattgttatttaataaagaactataaaaatgctataaatatatataaaaagaaaaaatcaACCACACATATACcaaaatacaataaatatatttatataatatctaTATTATGCGCCAATGTTTATATGACAagaattacaaaaatatacaattattttagtgtttaataaaaaaattcaaatgttttgttttatatattttaaaacattaaaaaaaaaatatatgttaaagaaaattaaatgtattcttatatacatttaacTATTACATGTTCATTTACTTtgcttatatatacatatttgtatatatagctataatgatattttaataGTGTTTTTTTGAAGGCTTCACTAGAAgccattatatattttcctaTTCAGTGtgtacaattttttttaatactatTAAACTTTATCATactattaaattttttataaataatgtttaagaaatataaagtTCTCTCACTTTGTAAAtgatcatttaaaaaatcaataaGCCTTTTTGGCTATTTTATAATGGGTAAtgttcattttattattaacaggacaggatttttttttaccatTTTGTTCTCATTTTAGCATGTTCACTTGGTttatttaacaaaattaaaagatttttataaaatcgGGTTAATGAATTGGATTGTTTCATCATCGTATTAAAagttgaaaataaatgaaaatcgttttattttcataaaaaatggaattatattttgatcTAAACATTATAagtatatgcattttttatgtaatatttcattaaagTGTTAAAAATTAGCATATTATGTTTTCCCATATTTTGGGGTTTTTGATTTATGCCAACGTTTTTACCTTCATGAAGACTTTCTTTTATTgtgaaataaaacaaatttagtCTGAGAGAAAGACCGGCAAATTATGATCAAAAGCCCTTGTGTCAACAATTAATGAGCATTAAAACTGCGGAGTAATATGACGGATgccattattttatatgcacACACACATTATTATACcctctttatttttcactttttatgAATACCTGACTTTTTGCTAAAAGGGCAGTACCATGAAAACTCATTTGAGCATCCTTACATATAAACCCTATCAATAatatacacaaaaaaattgaaataaagaaagaaatcatattttattttttaaacactatattttttttgtataccCTTCGGCATTTGGATAACTGTACTTTCATTAGGCATCCATACAAATAAGTAAGGTGTATTTGTTGTAATTAAAAGcctacaaaattattaacaacattattatgttaataaaaaaaagtaaaaactacatatatatactatccAGTTTcaccaaataaataaataatttgttttaacCTTGGTTTGTATAATATACTGTCCCATCGTatgttcattatttttttttgctgtTGTAATATAACTATACAAGAAAAGTTTTCAGCATAATAAACCCTTACAACATTATTGTGACTTTCTGAAAAggcatataatttttatctcTTTATTgttgtatttataattttattataacgAAGGCAAGTCCATAATTATAAGTCATAATTATAAGCCACAATTATATGATCATATTTGTGTTTAGCTAGTTTAGTCATTACCACTTACAATGGCTATATAATTTCCACATATGCTGACACACAAAAAGGTTATCCCTATTTTTGTCGTCCTATCagtctttatattttttgtactatcatttatttttgtctatgaaaaagtataaataaaattaattcaaCCTTAATCTTAGATATACACCAATTCTTATCCAGTTTTATATACTAACAAAACTaccatatatttattttatactaATGAGATAAattcaataaaataagcCAACTTTTTCATCTTACGGTTTCACtctttaatttatattttccgTGTATTCCTTCGgatactattttttatggttACATTaggattaaaaaaaagaaattaaaaaaatggtatatttatcaagtatataaataaattttatttttatttatctttatttatttttatttttgcttAATGCTTCCTCCATTTtgtccattttttattggcCATACTGTTGGtgtaaaaagaaaaactgTCTTCCCCTTCCTTATCATAATTTCCGCTATtcatacaaaaaaattatatttatacaaatcTTATTATCAGTTTAGCTACTAAAATGTAActacataattttaaatcgataaatatttctatatgTAGTTTGACAcggaatatatttttattttttaaaaaatccataaatttaatcacctt containing:
- a CDS encoding calcium/calmodulin-dependent protein kinase, putative is translated as MLNNIDTNENINKKIKKLDNEKIEDYFVIKNFLPICEEFLLKHYKHLFEDFINKQDENKCNNNITTQVKKENTHQRFRQNDENFQPKQFENINIATPSKKRKKSYETDTQDDTTNNTKKNKYKKKRQKFHSNKFNLYQYYAQINKKSLKEIELPFDRAVLLNAIDKQNNTKKIIKIINKKKALSAFGETWGHMIEYILSINQHKNLMKIYDIYDDGKNFYLIMEKLRGKELFTFLVYKKQIKENVCKYIMLQILEAVNYLHYHNIIHRDIKPENLMFRNKKRKDKNYEYNYELVLIDYDTCQFIKPQTYFTLLPSNNQHYKNGTPKNGHAKIEQKTSSINQITYFSETKGTTLKSAKIVRNKNEIEQIDKHNETSFKWGMYRKRNLEISEKKKETEIKTVQHNDSTNCISPKKSKHVKLVGTYGYIAPEIIKGLNYSISSDIWSIGIILYILITGVTPLPMCLMINYRNTKEILMKKEKKGINFNLLSFNNYPLAKDLCQQFLQFDPTKRIKNTITASYHPWLRFFNFSKKNYITNTYRHNNLYNALSFYSNKIYKPNKSPISHHQNNYHTILKPSFSSNKITYSISEIIPESIFTKENKNNIQLKYTIPIQYEANNTIYPIVFHNNFNLYPQSQFEESNHLIIQHNLDILKSLKNTKEITDQSANQILYNNNNNNDENAFQNCYPNHANLLICKTGIVKQDTIHYNLNNTTHVAKKVKNNHIHMAWENEQNVPLHDMPLKIEKDNTYINKSNLKHNTNGYKHVMHLFENIIENKKTNLYKFPSINNSTIPFTYTDYPNNISIHPLTNSHVNNNEIKCECQPSNNNYNKNMNECNIKICQAQNGASNFKVSNLTTSLPSIENKNDIKQKTNKLNISDHTVNTLTDCQVINKYNDIIKNSQNQSNILYIHENVQKNKPNQQYMQNGCTNINIQNYNDTLPTIVPYKVPDNNYCHIFYSAIPQNNSNISDTPNEEDQNQYCPIHNYKTNKCFHLDNTIINKFNYSPVFYNHPYKYNINNLLYTNNKHFLMNKFNNFYKNVINHDPIYFVNNLNTSNQINTYNNSIMNKNNSIFNNLANNKSYDYFVLHKNTNIYPDQDYTNNNYSSIYTHKKLKKNNNTYPSYIINKLNPNQPQSKEFNSLNTSKYDTP
- a CDS encoding WD repeat-containing protein WRAP73, putative: MNSGNYDKEGEDSFSFYTNISEGIHGKYKLKSETTKINDSTKNIKTDRTTKIGITFLCVSICGNYIAIVSESHNNVVRVYYAENFSCIVILQQQKKIMNIRWDSILYKPRLKQIIYLFGETG
- a CDS encoding histone H2B, putative yields the protein MVSKKPAKEKKATNGAADGKKKRKKSRYDSYGLYIFKVLKQVHPDTGISRKSMNIMNSFLVDTFEKIATEASRLCKYTKRDTLSSREIQTAIRLVLPGELAKHAVSEGTKAVTKFTSK
- a CDS encoding histone H4, putative — encoded protein: MSGRGKGGKGLGKGGAKRHRKILRDNIQGITKPAIRRLARRGGVKRISGLIYEEIRGVLKVFLENVIKDSIMYTEHAKRKTVTAMDIVYSLKRQGRTLYGFGG